The segment CACTCCACCAACCGAGCTGGCCTCAAATTCATTTGCGCAGGCCAGCCCGGTTGGATAAGAAGCCTGCATGCTAAAGGGCAACAAGGTCGGGCTGAGGGCCCGGCACGAGGACGACATTCCGGTCCTGCGGGCTGAGCTCTACGACGACGTGGTCAACGCCTCGCGGGCCGAGGGCGGGCCGTGGCGACCGATCACGCCCGGCTCGAAGGATCCGCGGCTCGTGGTGGACGACAAGGAGCAAGGGCTCGTCCCGTTCTCCGTGGTGGAGCTGGACGGCGGCACGCTGATCGGCACCGCGACACTGTGGGGCATCGACAACCACAACCGGGCCGCGCACATCGGGCTGGGGCTGCTGCCGTCCTCGCGCGGCAAGGGCTACGGCACGGACGTGGTCGCGGCGCTGTGCCACTACGGTTTCATCGTGCGCGGCCTACAGCGGCTACAGATCGAGACGCTGTCGGACAACACCGCGATGCTGCGCTCCGCCGAGCGCAACGGCTTCGTCCGCGAGGGTGTGATGCGCTCCTCGGCCTGGGTGATGGGCGAGTTCATGGACGAGGTGCTGCTCGGGCTCCTCGCCCAGGACTGGAAGCCGGGATCGAAGGTCTAGGGCGCTTCTTCTGGAAATCCTTGCCGGCCGCAGAGGACCATGCCGGCGGTGTGGAGGCCAGCGAGGAAAATGGGTGGCGGTCTCGTCGTAGCGCGTGGCCAGGCCGCGCCGCTTCTTGAGCTTCGTTCATGGACCGTTTCGCCTTGGGTTTCGCAGCAGACGGCCTCGTTCTCGGCCCGTCGGTGTCAGTTGTTGCCGGCGGGCGGGTCGGCGAAGACGCCCTGCTGCATACCGGTGGCTTGTCCTACTTCGATGAGGTAGCCGTCGGGGTCTCGCAGATAGCAGCGCAGTTCGGCTTTGCGGTCGAGGGGCGGGGTGAGGAATTCCGCTCCCTTGGCGCTCCACTGCCGGTGGCATTCCCCGATGTCGGCGACGCGGATATTGAGGAAACTGCTGACCGTGTGCGGGTCAGTGGGCGGGCGCAGGGTGACGTCTGGCTTATCGGGGGTCGGCCCGCCGCCGGGGTTCATGATGATCCATCCATTGGCGAGCTTGACGATGCAGGGATTCTCGGCGAGCACCACTTCACCGCCCAGAACGTCGGCGTAGAAGGCGCGGGATCGGGCCACGTCGGCCACCGTCAGGAAGTGGGTGAGGAGCAGCCCGGTCTCTGGATACGGAAGATCATCACGGCTCATGCCGACCTCCAGGCAAATAGGATGTTTCCGCACATAGTGACGCATAGATGCCTGCGGCGACGCGGATGGACACGGGCGAGAGGCGACGCGGCCCCGGCCGCACCACGATCCACCACCCTGCGGCTCGCCGCGTCCCGGTCCTGCACGATCCATGGTGCAGCCCCCATGTCGTCAGAGTGCTCAGGTCGCCCTGCCGGCTCCGCTGCGGGGACCAAGACATTGCATTGCGTGGGCCATTGTCGGCGGGTATGCGACATCACCCGTGAAGGGCAAGGGTGCAGGCGCAAACCTGCCAGCCATCTCTCGGCGCAGCCTGCTGGACTGATCGCGCAACGCGCTGCCTTTCACAGGACGGAATGCCATGCCGATTACCACTACCGCTTCAGTCAACGGCCCACTCTTATCCCCTCGGCTCCCGCTGATGGGCTGGCCGGCCGTGGTCTCAGTGATGCTGGGAATCTTCGCCATCGTCACCACCGAGATCCTGCCGATCGGTCTGCTGACCTCGATCGGATCCAGTTTCACCGTCTCGGACGGGGTGGCCGGCCTGATGATGACCATGCCCGGCTTCCTGGCGGCTGTCGCGGCTCCACTGGTCACCGCGGCCACGGCACGCTTCGACCGCCGACTGATGCTGTGCGCTTTCATGCTCCTGCTGGCCCTGGCGAACTTCCTTGCCGCCGCGGCCACGGACTTCTGGCTCGTACTCACCTCCCGGATCATGGTGGGGATCACGATCGGCGGCTTCTGGTCGATCGGGGCGGGGTTGGCGGAACGACTGGTGCCGCCGGCCTCGGTCGGCAGGGCTACTGCTGTGATCTTCTCTGCCGTCCCGCTGGGATCCGTCCTCGGTGTGCCGACCGGCACCCTCATCGGAGATCTCGCCGGATGGCGAACGGCCTTCATCGTCATAGGAGCTCTGACGGTCGGCGTATTGGTCATGCTGTTCTTGCTCGTACCGCCGCTTCCTCCGGTTCAGGTCACTCGGCTGGGCGTCCTCAATGACATGCTCCGCAGCGTCAACACCCGCTTCGCACTCTTGCTGACGTTCCTTGTTGTGCTGGCTCACTTCGGCACCTACACCTACGTGACACCGTTCCTGGAACAGGTCACCCACGCCAGCGGTGCCCTGATCACTACATTCTTGCTGCTCTACGGCGCCGCCGGCATCCTCGGCAACTTCCTGGGCGGCGCCTGGGTGGCCCGGTATCCCCGGACCGTCTTCGGGCTCGCGGCCGGCCTGATCGCCGCGGTGACTCTCCTGCTTCCAGCGTTGGGCCGCTGGGAGACCGGCGCAGTGATACTGCTCATCGTGTGGGGCATGGCGTATGGCGCCGTTCCGGTCGCGTCGCAGACCTGGTTCTCCAAGGCGGCACCGCATGCCCCGGAAGCGGCATCGGTCCTGTTCACCGCCTCCTTCCAGGCAACGTTCTCTATTGGTGCACTCGTAGGGGGCATCGTCCTGGACCGCACCTCTCCATCCGCGGTCATGTCGCTGGGCGGATGCACCGCGGTTCTCATGGTCCTGGTGGCAGCAGGGTCACGCTTCGCCGAACGCCTGAAGGAAAAACAGCCACAACCCGGGTCGGCAACTCCCGGATCGCGGGCCCGAGGCCCGGCGTGACCAAGACCCGCGGATCAGTAAGTAGCGCAGTGATCAACAGCGCTGAATGTCCGTTGTGAAGCGAATCACCACGGCGGACTGTCACAGTTCGCTGACGTGCGGTGTCTCGATGGGTAGCCGAAGAAAGGGGGCAACCTGCGGTGGCGCGCGGTCGATCCGGCCAAGGTCGAGCATCCGCGCGCCTACCTGGTCCGCGTCGTGACCCGCCAGGGTCTCAACCGCCTGGGTGCGGTCACGGTGATGCACTCGACTGGCTGGTCGCGTTCGAGATTCACGACGGACGGATCACCGGCGTCTACGGCGTCCGCAACCCGGACAAGCTGCACCGCGCCGAGACGGTGCTCCCACTCGACCGAGGAGGTCACCCGCTGTGGAAACCATGACCGTGGAACGCGTCATCGCCGCCCCGATCAAGGACGTGTTCACCTGGCTCACCACGACCACCAACTACACGGCCTCGCCCCTGATTCTGCGCTGCCGTCTGACCCGGCACGGCGAGTCCGCGCCGTATGGAGTCGGTGCGGTGCGCAGCCACTTCTGGCTGATCGGCTGGTTCCGGGAACGCATCACCCAGTACGACCCGCCGTACGCCACCGAGTACGTCGTCGAACGCAGCCTGCCGCCGTCCCGGCACGAACTCGGCCGCATGACCTTCACCGAGGTCGACGGCGGCACCCACGTGCGCTGGACCACCCGCGCCGAGATCCCCGTCCCCTTGCTCGGCCCCTTCCTCACCCGCCACGTCGCGGGGCCGGTGATCACCCGCACCTTCCGCAACATCCTCGATGCCGCCAACAGCGCACTGACGTAACGTCCCTAGCCTCTAGCCCCCGCATCACGCGCGCCCCCCGGCCAGGGACGGTCGGCCGGGCACCATCGGATGTGCGCCCGAGCCGGCCTCGGACATGGACAACGCGTCGGTGCCCCGGTTGGAGCGCCGACGCGCCGGCATCCGGATCAGCTCTACTGCTCGCTGATATTGACCATCCAGGTGATGCCGAACTTGTCCGTGCACATGCCGAACACGTCCCCCCACATCTGCTTTTCCAGGGGTACGGCCACGGTGCCGCCCGCGGACAGCTTCTGCCAGTAGCCGCGCAGCTTGTCCGAGTCGTCGCCGGTCAGGCTCACCGCGAAGTTGTTGCCGGGCTTGTGCTCGGTCCCGGGCGGGTTGTCGGCGGCCATCAGGGTGAATCCGCCGGCGGTCTCGAGGTGGCTGTGCATGATCTTGTCGGCGTATCCGGGCGGCGCCTCGGAGCCGAAAGCACCGTAGGTGTTGACGGACAGGTCGCCGCCGAGAACCTCCTTGTAGAACTCCATGGCTTGCTTCGCGTCACCGGAGAAGCTGATGTACGGGCTGAGGCGAGAGGTCATGAGCAGCCCCTTTCGTGAGGAATGGGAGGAATGGTCAGCGCGGGCAGCCTACGGGCGTCAAGAGCAAAGTCGGATGACCTGAGGCTCGTGGTCGCTCGCCTGGAGGGTGGGTGCGACTCTGGCGCGGAGGGTGCGGCCCTGGAGCACCCCTCGACCGAACGGCGCTGCGCAGCGCCCCTGCTCCCTCGCTCACCCGGACGCGCGCGGGTGCATCACGTCCTGCTAGGCGCCGGGCCGCTGAGCGTCCGCGCGCAGGCGCTTGCCCCGTTTGCCCGTCAGCACTCTGATCGGGATCAGCACCGCCCACCACAGCTTCGCGCCCGTCGGCGAGACGAAGGCGAGCGGGATGGCTACGGCGAAGACCAGCACCGTCGCCGCGAGGTCGACCACCTCGTTGCGCGCGACGGGGTCGGACAGTACCGCTCTCCCCAGCCATGGGCGCTTCCACAGCACGATCGTCAGCGCGAGCTGCGTGGCGCCCATGGCCGCGACGGCGCCGGAGTAGACGGCCACCGACTGCGGCTCGCCCCCGTACTCGGCCAGCAGAGTGGTGGGGAACGGCATCAGGGCGATCAGCCCCAGGCCCAGCAGCACCAGCTTGATGATCGTGCCGTCCACGTCCCGCACGTACCGGAACGTCTCGTAGTGACCCCGCCAGAATGCCGCGATGACCACCAAACTGAGGACGTACGCCCAGACTTTGGGCATCACATCGCTCAGTGCCTGCGCGAACCTGGCGGAGTCCAGCCCGTCGGGCACCGCGATGTCCAG is part of the Streptomyces platensis genome and harbors:
- a CDS encoding VOC family protein; protein product: MTSRLSPYISFSGDAKQAMEFYKEVLGGDLSVNTYGAFGSEAPPGYADKIMHSHLETAGGFTLMAADNPPGTEHKPGNNFAVSLTGDDSDKLRGYWQKLSAGGTVAVPLEKQMWGDVFGMCTDKFGITWMVNISEQ
- a CDS encoding SRPBCC family protein gives rise to the protein METMTVERVIAAPIKDVFTWLTTTTNYTASPLILRCRLTRHGESAPYGVGAVRSHFWLIGWFRERITQYDPPYATEYVVERSLPPSRHELGRMTFTEVDGGTHVRWTTRAEIPVPLLGPFLTRHVAGPVITRTFRNILDAANSALT
- a CDS encoding MFS transporter, which gives rise to MPITTTASVNGPLLSPRLPLMGWPAVVSVMLGIFAIVTTEILPIGLLTSIGSSFTVSDGVAGLMMTMPGFLAAVAAPLVTAATARFDRRLMLCAFMLLLALANFLAAAATDFWLVLTSRIMVGITIGGFWSIGAGLAERLVPPASVGRATAVIFSAVPLGSVLGVPTGTLIGDLAGWRTAFIVIGALTVGVLVMLFLLVPPLPPVQVTRLGVLNDMLRSVNTRFALLLTFLVVLAHFGTYTYVTPFLEQVTHASGALITTFLLLYGAAGILGNFLGGAWVARYPRTVFGLAAGLIAAVTLLLPALGRWETGAVILLIVWGMAYGAVPVASQTWFSKAAPHAPEAASVLFTASFQATFSIGALVGGIVLDRTSPSAVMSLGGCTAVLMVLVAAGSRFAERLKEKQPQPGSATPGSRARGPA
- a CDS encoding TMEM175 family protein; the protein is MVNGGRPVRDDEGSAVRLLALADGVFAIAMTLLALDIAVPDGLDSARFAQALSDVMPKVWAYVLSLVVIAAFWRGHYETFRYVRDVDGTIIKLVLLGLGLIALMPFPTTLLAEYGGEPQSVAVYSGAVAAMGATQLALTIVLWKRPWLGRAVLSDPVARNEVVDLAATVLVFAVAIPLAFVSPTGAKLWWAVLIPIRVLTGKRGKRLRADAQRPGA
- a CDS encoding VOC family protein → MSRDDLPYPETGLLLTHFLTVADVARSRAFYADVLGGEVVLAENPCIVKLANGWIIMNPGGGPTPDKPDVTLRPPTDPHTVSSFLNIRVADIGECHRQWSAKGAEFLTPPLDRKAELRCYLRDPDGYLIEVGQATGMQQGVFADPPAGNN
- a CDS encoding GNAT family N-acetyltransferase; the protein is MLKGNKVGLRARHEDDIPVLRAELYDDVVNASRAEGGPWRPITPGSKDPRLVVDDKEQGLVPFSVVELDGGTLIGTATLWGIDNHNRAAHIGLGLLPSSRGKGYGTDVVAALCHYGFIVRGLQRLQIETLSDNTAMLRSAERNGFVREGVMRSSAWVMGEFMDEVLLGLLAQDWKPGSKV